From a single Bacillus sp. NEB1478 genomic region:
- a CDS encoding extracellular solute-binding protein — MKKILSLLVVLGLVFSMAACSSDEKASTDGEAGKEKVTIKFASWTLGTEKENNLDRQMIKAFEKKYPNITVKIDESISTTDWNGTLSAAASAGKMPDVFALPQIPLSLSNDWLMDITKMTKDDKDFANVPKAVQESAMYNGKVYAVPYAQHFLGYFVNKDLFNAANLDYPEYGMSVDEFTKAVKDVTNVNKGVAGLNQPFSVEDWYPAAVNKDMGWYTLKDGQYSLDSKEFITGMNLAKEFATNGYAYETLKDDQKASFKGENPEEVWMNGGIALKFDGTWGTTNLVENASFDWDYIGLPGGMTGLTNDFVGISKTSKHAKEAYLFSKWMSFGKEGFTKRMNIADKEGKALNTLPINADKEILDQYFDMLEVPGIKTAYDNLDNALVEPVKTVPGYVDARWEAPTGVKVGEEPNAKVAVLMDNIVKGDLKIEDYAKQLDQLADQKSKEAQEALKDK; from the coding sequence ATGAAAAAGATTTTATCGCTTTTAGTAGTTTTAGGACTCGTTTTCTCAATGGCTGCCTGCAGTTCTGATGAGAAAGCAAGTACGGATGGGGAAGCTGGCAAAGAAAAAGTAACGATTAAGTTTGCAAGCTGGACACTTGGAACGGAAAAAGAAAACAATCTAGACCGCCAGATGATCAAGGCGTTCGAAAAGAAATATCCGAACATCACTGTAAAAATTGATGAGTCGATCAGCACGACAGATTGGAATGGAACATTATCAGCAGCAGCTAGTGCTGGTAAGATGCCGGATGTTTTCGCATTGCCGCAAATTCCACTTTCATTATCTAACGACTGGTTGATGGATATTACAAAAATGACAAAAGACGATAAAGATTTTGCAAACGTGCCAAAAGCCGTTCAAGAATCTGCGATGTACAACGGTAAAGTATATGCCGTTCCTTACGCACAGCATTTCTTAGGTTATTTTGTGAACAAAGATCTTTTCAACGCAGCGAACTTGGATTATCCGGAATACGGAATGTCTGTTGATGAGTTCACGAAAGCTGTTAAAGATGTAACAAACGTAAACAAAGGTGTAGCAGGGCTTAACCAGCCGTTTTCAGTTGAAGATTGGTATCCAGCAGCTGTGAACAAAGATATGGGCTGGTACACATTGAAAGACGGTCAATATTCACTCGACAGCAAGGAATTCATCACAGGTATGAACCTTGCAAAAGAATTCGCAACAAACGGATACGCTTATGAAACGTTGAAAGACGATCAAAAAGCTAGTTTTAAAGGTGAAAACCCAGAAGAAGTATGGATGAACGGCGGAATCGCACTTAAGTTTGACGGGACATGGGGAACGACGAACTTAGTTGAAAACGCAAGCTTTGATTGGGATTATATCGGATTGCCAGGCGGAATGACGGGTCTGACAAATGACTTTGTTGGAATCTCTAAAACGAGCAAGCACGCTAAAGAAGCTTACTTGTTTTCGAAATGGATGTCATTCGGTAAAGAAGGCTTCACGAAGCGTATGAATATTGCAGACAAAGAAGGAAAAGCCCTGAACACGCTGCCGATCAACGCTGACAAAGAAATCCTTGATCAATATTTTGACATGCTGGAAGTACCGGGAATCAAAACAGCGTATGACAATTTAGATAACGCGCTTGTTGAGCCGGTTAAAACGGTGCCAGGCTACGTAGATGCTAGATGGGAAGCGCCAACAGGTGTAAAAGTTGGAGAAGAGCCGAACGCGAAAGTAGCTGTATTGATGGATAACATCGTAAAAGGCGATTTGAAAATTGAAGATTATGCAAAACAGCTTGATCAATTAGCAGACCAGAAAAGCAAAGAAGCACAAGAGGCTTTAAAAGATAAATAA
- a CDS encoding extracellular solute-binding protein, whose translation MKFFKRFVWSVIMLFLIFPHGFASAENNSKDKPVKQVVEENYHTVLKTWEKEGKKGVSDFETSVSPSQFLNVNKKNLLPKAKSKGYLNRVFYWHNQESVTYEITAPKDGLYELSFDYYPLSKEVVPIEGAIRVNGQYPFYESRRIVFPSVWENDRKTFKKDRFGNDMIPKQVTVPKWMRLSAEDASQLQSEPLKYELKKGKNTIELANLSGEMLLGKVYVHSPIKLPAYKEYLANYQNKKQADTTITQEAEQNYTKNSSYIRPLAANDSSAMPKDTKHLLLNVLGGDSWNSSGQTVNWKVNVEKEGFYKLTFKVLQNKKTGGPVFRKLLIDGEIPFSEVAPVSFAFNKNWSNVTLTDKKDKPYLFYLTKGEHEIGLEADASPVEPVIHTTNDIMREMEELTLEIRKLTGNQTDASRGWKISEFIPDIDKTLAGWADRLQKERDYLRSLDTSKEDSKDIVSLEMAVKKLRALSKKPNEIPSRLTELSEGSSSAAQMLGNLLEELPKQPLQIDRFYVHGDKELPDAEAGFWEKLFDSVKKFFLSFFSDNYSAKETDDQTLEVWVNRPRHYVELLQNLSDQNFTPKTGIKVKYSIMPEEQKLILASAAHKQPDLALGISNWLPYELSIRGASVDLHQFDDFEAFSKQFSPGSFLPMMVGDKVYAMPETQDFFVQFYRRDILEALNLPVPDTWDDVISILPELQRYGMNYYTPMAGATGFKPFQATTPFIYQFNGDLYGKNGMSTAIGSEASLKGIQFMTDLNTIYSMPLQVPNFYNHFRYSTLPIGIANFTTYIQLKSAAPEIAGWWNIAPQPGVKQKDGTVARWAPGSGQSAMIFKGTKDKQKSWKLLKWWLSEDTQTEFATSLQTMYGPEYMWNTSNIEAFKKLPWPEQDKETILKQWEYLHEVPKNPGSYMIERELSNIWNRIVFDGVNTRSAVDDSVISINREISRKMEEFGYMKDGKMVKPYPIPTIEEVESWAGDKDDK comes from the coding sequence ATGAAGTTTTTTAAAAGATTCGTTTGGTCGGTTATTATGCTGTTTTTGATCTTTCCACATGGTTTCGCATCTGCTGAAAATAACAGTAAGGATAAGCCAGTCAAACAAGTCGTGGAAGAAAACTATCATACCGTCCTCAAAACGTGGGAAAAAGAAGGGAAAAAGGGCGTCTCAGATTTTGAGACGTCCGTATCTCCTTCCCAATTCCTAAATGTGAACAAGAAAAATCTCCTGCCGAAAGCGAAAAGCAAGGGATACTTGAATCGTGTTTTCTATTGGCATAACCAAGAATCCGTTACCTATGAGATCACAGCACCAAAAGACGGATTGTACGAGCTTTCATTTGATTATTATCCATTAAGCAAAGAGGTTGTTCCAATAGAGGGCGCAATCCGGGTAAACGGGCAATATCCATTTTACGAGAGCAGAAGGATAGTCTTTCCATCCGTGTGGGAAAACGACCGCAAAACTTTCAAAAAAGACCGGTTCGGGAATGACATGATTCCGAAGCAGGTAACCGTTCCAAAATGGATGCGCTTAAGTGCGGAAGATGCGAGCCAGCTGCAGTCTGAGCCGTTAAAATATGAACTCAAAAAAGGAAAGAACACGATCGAGCTCGCGAACCTTAGCGGTGAGATGCTGCTCGGAAAAGTGTACGTTCATTCTCCTATTAAACTGCCAGCTTATAAAGAATATCTAGCAAACTACCAAAATAAAAAACAAGCAGACACGACCATTACGCAAGAAGCGGAACAAAACTATACGAAAAACAGTTCTTACATACGGCCTTTAGCGGCTAATGACTCATCAGCCATGCCGAAGGACACGAAACATCTGCTGCTTAACGTACTTGGCGGCGATTCATGGAACTCAAGCGGACAAACAGTCAACTGGAAAGTAAACGTTGAGAAAGAAGGTTTTTACAAGCTGACGTTCAAGGTGCTGCAAAATAAGAAAACAGGCGGGCCAGTGTTCAGAAAACTGCTGATCGATGGGGAAATTCCTTTTTCAGAAGTAGCTCCGGTTTCCTTTGCTTTCAATAAAAACTGGTCGAACGTCACATTAACTGACAAAAAGGACAAGCCTTATTTGTTTTACCTGACAAAAGGGGAGCACGAAATCGGATTAGAAGCAGATGCATCACCAGTTGAACCGGTTATTCATACAACGAACGACATTATGAGAGAGATGGAAGAGCTCACACTCGAGATCCGCAAGTTGACGGGTAATCAAACAGATGCTTCACGTGGATGGAAGATCAGCGAGTTCATTCCTGATATTGATAAAACGTTAGCCGGGTGGGCAGATCGCCTCCAAAAAGAACGTGATTATTTAAGAAGTCTCGATACATCGAAAGAAGATTCAAAAGATATCGTTTCTCTTGAAATGGCGGTCAAAAAGCTCAGAGCGTTAAGCAAAAAGCCGAATGAGATTCCGAGCAGACTTACAGAGCTTTCAGAAGGATCTTCGTCTGCCGCTCAAATGCTTGGTAACTTACTAGAAGAACTGCCAAAACAGCCGCTGCAGATCGATCGTTTTTATGTACACGGTGACAAGGAACTTCCGGACGCGGAAGCGGGATTTTGGGAAAAATTATTCGACAGCGTTAAAAAGTTCTTCCTTTCTTTCTTTTCCGATAATTATTCGGCGAAAGAAACAGATGATCAGACGCTAGAGGTGTGGGTGAATCGCCCGCGTCATTATGTAGAGCTTCTTCAAAACTTGTCCGATCAGAACTTTACACCGAAAACAGGGATAAAAGTAAAATACTCGATCATGCCAGAAGAGCAGAAACTCATTTTAGCGAGTGCAGCTCATAAGCAACCTGACCTTGCGCTTGGCATAAGCAACTGGCTACCTTACGAGCTTTCGATTCGAGGAGCTTCGGTTGATCTTCATCAATTTGATGACTTTGAAGCGTTCAGTAAGCAGTTTTCACCAGGCTCGTTCCTGCCGATGATGGTGGGAGATAAAGTGTATGCGATGCCTGAAACACAAGACTTTTTCGTTCAATTTTATAGAAGAGATATATTGGAAGCGCTGAATCTTCCTGTTCCTGATACGTGGGATGACGTGATCAGCATTTTGCCTGAGCTGCAGCGCTATGGAATGAACTATTATACACCGATGGCTGGTGCGACAGGGTTTAAGCCGTTCCAGGCAACGACGCCATTCATCTATCAATTCAATGGTGATCTGTATGGGAAAAACGGCATGAGTACGGCGATTGGAAGTGAAGCATCGTTAAAAGGGATCCAGTTCATGACAGATCTGAACACGATTTACAGCATGCCGCTTCAAGTACCGAACTTTTACAATCATTTCAGATACTCAACGCTGCCGATTGGGATCGCGAATTTTACAACGTATATACAGCTAAAGTCAGCTGCTCCAGAGATCGCAGGGTGGTGGAATATCGCTCCGCAGCCTGGTGTGAAGCAAAAAGATGGAACCGTTGCACGATGGGCACCGGGATCTGGCCAGTCCGCGATGATCTTTAAAGGCACGAAGGATAAACAAAAATCGTGGAAGCTTTTAAAATGGTGGCTTTCTGAAGATACACAAACCGAGTTCGCAACATCACTGCAAACGATGTATGGACCGGAATACATGTGGAACACGTCGAACATTGAAGCATTCAAAAAGCTTCCTTGGCCTGAGCAAGATAAAGAAACGATTCTAAAGCAGTGGGAGTATTTGCACGAAGTTCCGAAAAACCCTGGCTCCTATATGATCGAGCGGGAGCTGAGCAACATATGGAACCGAATCGTATTTGACGGTGTGAATACACGGTCAGCAGTGGATGACTCTGTGATCTCGATCAATCGGGAAATCAGCCGGAAAATGGAGGAGTTCGGGTATATGAAGGACGGAAAAATGGTCAAGCCGTATCCGATCCCTACGATAGAAGAAGTGGAAAGTTGGGCAGGTGATAAAGATGATAAATAA
- a CDS encoding sugar ABC transporter permease has translation MINKKRDHSHWVFLSPYIIFFTTFIIIPVAAAILLSFTYFNAIEKPTFIGLSNYVGLITQDEVFMQKVLPNTLTFALIVGPGGYILSFILAWALAQIPSKMRTVLALIIYSPSMTAGVAMAVVWTIIFSGDETGYLNSLLITMGVLFEPIQWLQSPEYLMKIMIFVTLWGSMGVGFLAMLSGVLNINTEIYEAGYIDGINNRFQEIIYITIPSMKPQMLFGAVMAVVGTFQAGAIGVALSGANPTPQNAGQLMVNHLEDYGFIRYEMGYAAAISVVLLIVVYAFSKVAWRLFGEKD, from the coding sequence ATGATAAATAAAAAACGGGATCATTCACATTGGGTCTTCTTAAGTCCATACATTATCTTTTTTACGACGTTTATCATCATACCTGTTGCAGCAGCGATCCTTTTATCGTTTACGTACTTTAATGCGATCGAAAAACCGACGTTCATCGGATTGAGCAACTATGTGGGTCTCATCACGCAAGATGAGGTTTTCATGCAGAAAGTATTGCCGAACACGCTGACCTTCGCACTGATCGTAGGTCCTGGCGGGTATATTCTTTCCTTTATACTCGCGTGGGCGCTTGCTCAAATCCCGAGTAAAATGAGGACGGTTCTGGCGCTGATCATCTATTCGCCGTCAATGACTGCAGGTGTTGCGATGGCCGTTGTATGGACGATCATTTTCAGCGGGGATGAAACGGGATATTTAAACAGCTTATTAATCACAATGGGCGTTTTGTTTGAGCCGATCCAATGGCTGCAGTCTCCCGAATATTTAATGAAAATCATGATTTTTGTCACACTTTGGGGAAGCATGGGTGTCGGATTCCTGGCCATGCTCTCAGGTGTACTGAACATCAATACCGAAATTTATGAAGCCGGATATATCGACGGAATCAACAACCGGTTTCAAGAAATCATCTATATCACGATCCCATCCATGAAGCCGCAAATGCTATTTGGCGCAGTGATGGCGGTCGTTGGAACGTTTCAGGCAGGTGCGATCGGGGTAGCTCTATCAGGCGCAAACCCGACTCCGCAAAACGCAGGACAGCTCATGGTAAACCATCTGGAAGACTATGGATTCATCCGCTACGAAATGGGCTATGCGGCAGCGATTTCCGTTGTTCTTTTAATCGTTGTCTATGCGTTTTCGAAAGTAGCCTGGAGATTGTTTGGAGAAAAAGACTAA
- a CDS encoding carbohydrate ABC transporter permease: MSSFQGTKMNPSKFHKSQIKFLLFLIPLAVFMALPIVFIFFHAFKPIDELFAYPPRFFVDKPTMQNFTDLFTKTNDTGVPMSRFLFNSVVITVIVVFLTVVISTMAGYALSKKDFKMKKAIFEINTLALMFVPAAVAIPRYLIIEKLQLINTFTVHILPLLAMPIGLFLVKQFIDQIPDELIEAAKLDGASDFKIFTKIIVPLVKPAIATIAILSFQLVWNSIESSSLYVNDETLKTFSFYMSTLTSQVTGNNVAGQGMAAAASLIMFVPNLIIFIILQSQVMNTMAHSGIK, translated from the coding sequence ATGTCATCCTTTCAAGGAACGAAGATGAATCCGTCAAAGTTTCATAAAAGTCAGATCAAGTTCCTTCTCTTTTTGATCCCATTGGCTGTGTTTATGGCTTTGCCGATTGTTTTTATTTTTTTCCACGCGTTTAAACCGATCGATGAATTGTTCGCCTATCCGCCAAGGTTCTTTGTGGACAAGCCGACAATGCAAAACTTTACCGATCTGTTCACAAAAACAAATGATACAGGCGTTCCGATGTCGCGCTTTTTATTTAACAGCGTTGTCATCACCGTTATCGTCGTTTTTTTAACCGTTGTCATCAGCACGATGGCTGGATACGCGTTATCTAAGAAAGATTTCAAAATGAAAAAAGCGATCTTTGAAATCAACACGCTTGCCTTAATGTTCGTTCCAGCAGCCGTTGCAATTCCAAGGTATCTTATAATTGAAAAATTACAGCTTATCAATACATTTACTGTGCATATTCTGCCGCTCTTAGCGATGCCGATCGGTCTGTTTTTAGTAAAGCAGTTCATCGACCAGATTCCGGATGAATTGATAGAAGCCGCGAAGCTGGATGGAGCGTCCGATTTTAAAATATTCACGAAGATCATCGTTCCTCTCGTCAAACCGGCAATCGCAACAATTGCCATCCTGTCTTTTCAGCTCGTCTGGAACAGTATTGAAAGCTCGTCACTTTATGTGAACGATGAAACGCTAAAAACTTTCTCGTTTTACATGTCGACACTCACTTCACAAGTGACGGGGAATAATGTGGCCGGGCAAGGGATGGCTGCAGCAGCATCACTAATCATGTTTGTTCCGAACTTAATTATCTTTATCATTCTGCAGAGCCAGGTTATGAACACAATGGCGCATTCTGGAATTAAGTAA
- a CDS encoding YIP1 family protein — MKHYARIILAAIVFILVPLQSIASASVPYQTETLSADGKVIETQTAYTPLGNLLEDADITSPEDIFVDDDGKIYVVDSGAKKVFVADQNGKKTAEIGAGILQNPTGVYVDKDGAVYVADYEKEKVFRFSKDGKLEKEYGKPDSPLFGKSSSFKPQKVGVDRRGNLFVISEGSTNGIIQLSREDTFLGYYGVNSTEASFKNFVSKLLTSESQKARMFMKLPPAPDNIAIDSKGLIYSVTEGTKNEVIKKLNVAGKNMLYEDVSIITSFQDIAVDKDGNMFVVSSSGEIYEHDSFGNLLFIFGGKDDGSNRLGLFKQPTGIAVDKNGRLYVTDKERGLISVFESTAFSKQVHQGIALFKEGKYIESRKYWESVLELNSSFGLAHSAMGSAYYKQQDYDKALKEFEFANDVYGYSDSFWEVRHAWMQENLETVLFIFIALIALYYVLKWLDKKRNIMDGSRRKWAAVKKRKLLRELLFLFQFFKHPIDSFYYLKRKRYASVASATILYVLLLIEFIVSRFYTGFIFMPPAGDASLLTELLKISVPLFLFITINYLVSTINDGEGRFKDIYIGTIYALAPYVVFSLPIVLISNILTYNESFVYVFSIRIIYAWCLIILFIMIKEIHNYSVSDTIRNILVTLFGMAIMLLVVFIVFVLIDQVYDFVYSIIKEVVLRV, encoded by the coding sequence ATGAAGCATTACGCAAGAATCATTTTAGCCGCTATTGTATTCATACTGGTTCCGTTACAGTCCATTGCTTCAGCTTCTGTCCCATATCAGACAGAAACATTGTCAGCCGATGGAAAAGTTATTGAAACCCAGACCGCTTATACACCACTCGGAAACTTGTTGGAGGACGCTGACATCACAAGTCCGGAAGACATCTTTGTGGATGATGACGGTAAAATTTATGTGGTCGATTCTGGTGCCAAAAAAGTATTTGTTGCCGATCAGAACGGAAAAAAGACAGCTGAGATCGGCGCGGGCATTCTTCAAAATCCAACAGGGGTGTATGTCGATAAAGATGGCGCGGTCTATGTGGCGGATTATGAAAAAGAAAAAGTGTTCCGCTTTTCTAAAGATGGGAAGCTTGAAAAAGAATACGGAAAGCCGGATTCACCGCTTTTCGGAAAAAGTTCTTCTTTTAAACCGCAAAAAGTTGGTGTGGACCGCCGCGGCAATCTATTTGTCATCTCTGAAGGATCGACGAACGGGATTATCCAGCTCAGCCGTGAAGATACGTTTCTCGGATACTACGGTGTAAATAGTACGGAAGCTAGTTTTAAAAATTTTGTTTCTAAGCTGTTAACGTCTGAGAGCCAGAAAGCGCGCATGTTCATGAAGCTCCCGCCAGCCCCGGATAACATCGCGATCGACAGCAAAGGGCTTATCTACTCGGTAACGGAAGGAACGAAGAACGAAGTCATCAAAAAGCTGAACGTCGCCGGAAAGAACATGCTCTATGAAGATGTATCAATCATTACGTCCTTTCAAGATATTGCGGTTGATAAGGACGGAAACATGTTCGTTGTCAGCAGTTCAGGTGAAATCTATGAACATGACAGCTTCGGCAATCTATTATTTATTTTTGGCGGAAAAGATGATGGATCAAATCGTCTCGGCCTGTTCAAACAGCCAACAGGGATCGCAGTCGACAAAAACGGACGCCTATATGTAACAGATAAAGAACGAGGTTTGATTTCCGTATTCGAATCTACTGCCTTTTCAAAACAAGTGCATCAAGGAATCGCACTCTTTAAAGAAGGCAAGTATATCGAGAGCCGTAAATATTGGGAATCCGTTCTGGAGCTGAACTCTTCGTTCGGTCTCGCGCATTCAGCAATGGGATCGGCGTATTACAAACAGCAAGACTATGACAAAGCATTAAAAGAGTTTGAGTTTGCTAATGATGTGTACGGTTATTCTGATTCGTTCTGGGAAGTGCGTCACGCGTGGATGCAGGAAAACCTGGAAACCGTCCTGTTTATCTTCATCGCGCTCATTGCTCTCTATTACGTACTGAAGTGGCTGGATAAAAAGAGAAACATCATGGATGGTTCGAGAAGAAAATGGGCGGCCGTAAAAAAGCGAAAACTGCTCAGAGAACTATTATTCTTGTTCCAGTTTTTCAAGCACCCGATCGATAGCTTTTATTATTTGAAACGAAAACGATACGCATCTGTCGCATCTGCCACGATTCTTTACGTTCTTTTACTGATCGAATTTATCGTGAGCCGTTTTTACACAGGATTCATCTTCATGCCCCCGGCGGGAGATGCAAGTCTATTAACCGAGCTGCTGAAGATCTCGGTTCCACTATTCCTGTTTATTACGATCAACTATTTAGTCAGTACGATCAATGACGGTGAAGGCAGATTCAAGGACATTTACATCGGTACGATCTATGCGCTTGCTCCTTATGTCGTGTTCAGCCTTCCGATCGTGCTGATCTCAAACATACTGACGTACAATGAATCATTTGTGTATGTGTTCTCGATCCGAATCATCTATGCGTGGTGCTTGATTATTCTGTTCATCATGATCAAGGAAATCCACAACTATTCGGTTTCAGATACGATCCGTAACATTTTAGTCACACTGTTCGGAATGGCGATCATGCTTCTTGTTGTTTTCATCGTGTTTGTCTTGATCGACCAAGTGTATGACTTTGTTTATTCCATCATAAAGGAGGTTGTTTTGCGTGTATAA
- a CDS encoding DUF5696 domain-containing protein, which yields MYKKLLIILTVLLLPITALAAQNDKKTADKPPVLTEKNQNEMKYTTSQFTKPETGGLTPGQTPKQETSFEGFEKAAENENLVLYVNKESLAIKIQDKKTKYVWNSGLDHPEKYRLNKTWEQMAQSALTVEYTDRRGKVRTESITSNNTRPRVRVTQKGFTANVDFNQAKIEFQMDVELDKDSLVVSIPYNKLDDGRRTKLISLKVYPFLGAVNENDINGYMFIPDGSGALIRYNKSGKTADAPFTGAIYGNDDAFQKTEKQDEKVSPVEPIKMPVFGAVHGVKQNAFLTIVEEGYSYGDITAYPAGVSTDFNWISSQFHYRHSYYQPTSKNLKGITVYQKNANHFNIKLRYMFLRKNDADYVGMARSYQDYLIKTDQLKKEKDKTGVRLEFLGGEVKEGLLWDSVLPMTPITSIPKMTNELKKNDVDNMFVVYKGWSKGGLTGTLPARFPFEKKLGDKGEVQDTIKKLKKENVPMYFHTDYTKAFEGASGFSGSKDVAKKASSETISHTENDNKVFYLSPQKTLEAAKNDISDYKDYDISNLAVDTSGYTLFSDFSDKKSSQRNSTIETYENVFQNFNKRLGNVALYEPNTYLWNTTDRYLDIPMYSSNYVYESDTVPFMQIVLKGYMPYYAPFSNFYSDPEDQVLRMIEYGAYPSFLLTDEPSHLLMKTPSKDVYTSEFSIWKDDIAEQYKKVKNSLGTVEGETIESRSVPKTGIVEVMYSNGTKIIVNYTDSAYQSSSIEVAAKDFEVIERGELADETIEK from the coding sequence GTGTATAAAAAACTCTTAATCATACTTACTGTGCTGCTTTTGCCAATTACTGCTTTAGCCGCACAAAATGACAAGAAAACAGCAGACAAACCTCCCGTCTTAACTGAAAAAAATCAAAACGAAATGAAATACACAACATCTCAATTCACTAAACCAGAAACAGGGGGTCTGACCCCGGGACAGACCCCTAAACAAGAAACTTCATTTGAAGGGTTCGAAAAAGCAGCTGAGAACGAAAATCTCGTCCTTTATGTGAACAAAGAGTCGCTCGCGATTAAAATTCAAGACAAAAAAACAAAGTATGTATGGAATTCGGGTCTTGATCATCCTGAAAAGTACCGCTTGAACAAAACGTGGGAACAGATGGCACAGTCCGCTTTAACTGTAGAATACACGGACCGCAGAGGAAAAGTGAGAACCGAGAGCATCACCTCTAACAACACAAGACCAAGAGTAAGAGTGACCCAAAAAGGTTTTACCGCCAATGTTGATTTTAATCAGGCGAAGATCGAGTTTCAGATGGATGTTGAACTTGATAAGGATAGTTTAGTCGTCTCGATTCCTTATAACAAACTGGATGACGGCAGACGCACAAAGCTAATCTCGCTGAAAGTGTATCCGTTTTTAGGAGCGGTGAACGAAAACGATATAAACGGCTATATGTTCATCCCGGACGGAAGCGGTGCATTGATTCGGTACAACAAGAGCGGCAAAACCGCAGACGCTCCGTTTACGGGTGCAATCTACGGGAACGATGACGCTTTTCAAAAAACGGAAAAACAAGATGAAAAAGTTTCGCCAGTCGAGCCGATTAAAATGCCCGTTTTCGGGGCCGTTCATGGCGTGAAGCAAAACGCATTCTTAACGATCGTTGAAGAAGGCTACTCGTATGGTGATATCACCGCGTATCCGGCAGGCGTTTCAACCGATTTTAACTGGATCTCGTCACAGTTTCATTACAGACATTCCTACTACCAGCCGACGAGTAAGAATTTAAAGGGAATCACAGTCTATCAGAAAAACGCCAATCATTTTAACATCAAGCTGCGCTACATGTTTTTACGAAAGAATGATGCCGATTACGTAGGGATGGCACGATCTTACCAAGATTATTTAATAAAAACAGATCAGTTGAAGAAAGAAAAAGACAAAACGGGTGTCCGCCTTGAGTTTTTAGGTGGTGAAGTAAAAGAAGGATTGTTGTGGGATTCTGTTTTACCGATGACACCCATCACAAGCATTCCGAAAATGACAAATGAGCTGAAAAAGAATGACGTAGACAATATGTTCGTCGTGTACAAGGGATGGTCAAAAGGCGGTCTAACTGGAACTCTCCCAGCAAGATTCCCGTTTGAAAAGAAACTAGGGGATAAAGGGGAAGTGCAAGACACGATCAAAAAGCTCAAAAAAGAAAACGTTCCGATGTACTTCCATACGGATTATACAAAAGCGTTTGAGGGAGCATCAGGATTTTCCGGAAGTAAGGACGTCGCGAAAAAGGCAAGTTCTGAGACGATCTCTCACACGGAAAACGATAACAAAGTCTTTTACTTATCACCTCAAAAAACGCTCGAAGCTGCAAAGAATGATATATCGGATTACAAAGATTACGACATCTCAAATTTAGCTGTCGATACGAGCGGGTACACACTGTTCTCGGATTTCAGCGACAAAAAATCTTCACAGCGAAACAGCACGATTGAGACATATGAAAACGTGTTTCAAAACTTCAACAAAAGATTAGGGAACGTCGCATTATACGAACCGAACACATACCTGTGGAACACAACAGACCGATATCTAGACATCCCGATGTATTCGTCCAACTATGTCTACGAATCAGACACCGTTCCATTCATGCAGATCGTATTAAAAGGCTACATGCCTTATTACGCGCCATTTTCTAACTTTTATAGCGATCCGGAAGATCAAGTCTTACGGATGATCGAGTATGGCGCATATCCTTCGTTTTTATTAACGGACGAGCCTTCACATCTATTGATGAAAACACCGTCCAAAGACGTCTACACATCCGAGTTTAGCATTTGGAAAGACGACATCGCCGAGCAATATAAAAAAGTGAAGAACAGCCTAGGTACTGTTGAAGGAGAAACGATCGAAAGCCGCAGCGTACCGAAAACCGGAATCGTTGAAGTGATGTATTCAAACGGAACAAAAATCATCGTCAATTATACGGATTCTGCGTATCAATCAAGCAGTATTGAAGTCGCGGCAAAGGATTTTGAAGTCATCGAGAGGGGGGAACTAGCGGATGAAACGATTGAAAAATAA